The following proteins are encoded in a genomic region of Pseudomonadota bacterium:
- a CDS encoding helix-turn-helix transcriptional regulator, producing MGRKHNANTGLGDAGFRRRIKARMVECDISVAAVCSTLAFSRETWRARLSGERAWTGRELRLLADLLGVSFHELLGVRP from the coding sequence ATGGGACGCAAGCACAACGCGAATACGGGCCTCGGCGACGCGGGCTTCCGGCGCCGAATCAAAGCCAGGATGGTAGAATGCGACATTTCGGTCGCGGCGGTCTGCTCGACACTCGCTTTCAGCCGCGAGACGTGGCGTGCACGGCTCTCCGGCGAACGTGCCTGGACCGGGCGGGAGCTTCGGCTTCTCGCGGATCTTCTCGGTGTAAGCTTCCACGAACTGCTGGGGGTGCGGCCGTGA
- a CDS encoding SMP-30/gluconolactonase/LRE family protein, whose amino-acid sequence MGHEEPDASSDADSDSDTDTDTDTDADTDTDTDTDTDTDTDTDADTDTDTDTDTDTDADTDTDTDTDTDTDTDTDTDTDTDADGDAGIDAGEDAGADAGDTWDCDALPSAPLAVEELGGPVGLFDLAFGSDGLIVGAGSGGSPLLKAGVSSAAYVWVSGLSGVQGMDYLPGGDLVVATSNHGLVRIAPDGSWTYLVPWFTTVYGVMTGPDGMVYCGDNMNLYRVDPETGDDTLLVSGTSARGCDFSPDHTRLYITTQGEAGQIYVADLDDDLNPIAAPVLFATIPGGDWLDAIRVDACGNLYVTNFDTTALYRISPEGAVSTFYDWPSTTGYGQGIRWGRGAGWDDASIYMPQPYDGATVVRFEVGVHYRD is encoded by the coding sequence TTGGGTCACGAAGAGCCGGACGCGAGCTCCGACGCCGATAGCGATTCCGACACGGACACGGACACCGACACCGACGCCGACACGGACACGGACACGGACACGGACACCGACACCGACACGGACACCGATGCCGACACCGATACCGATACCGACACCGATACCGACACCGACGCCGACACGGACACCGACACCGACACGGATACCGATACCGACACCGATACGGATACCGACACCGACACCGACGCGGACGGCGACGCGGGCATAGACGCAGGAGAGGACGCGGGCGCCGATGCGGGCGACACTTGGGACTGCGACGCCCTCCCATCTGCGCCGCTGGCCGTCGAGGAACTGGGGGGGCCGGTGGGCTTATTCGACCTCGCGTTCGGCTCCGACGGGCTCATCGTCGGCGCGGGCTCAGGCGGCAGCCCTCTGTTAAAGGCGGGCGTCTCGAGCGCCGCCTACGTCTGGGTGAGTGGCCTGTCGGGCGTGCAGGGCATGGACTACCTACCCGGCGGCGACCTCGTGGTAGCCACGAGCAATCACGGACTCGTACGGATCGCACCGGATGGAAGTTGGACCTACCTAGTGCCGTGGTTCACGACGGTCTACGGCGTCATGACCGGGCCGGACGGGATGGTCTACTGCGGCGACAATATGAACCTGTATCGCGTGGATCCCGAGACCGGCGACGATACGCTCCTCGTCTCCGGCACCAGCGCGCGCGGTTGCGACTTCAGCCCGGACCACACGCGCCTCTACATCACGACGCAGGGGGAGGCGGGCCAGATTTACGTGGCCGATCTCGACGACGACCTCAACCCCATCGCGGCGCCTGTGCTGTTCGCCACGATCCCCGGCGGCGATTGGCTCGACGCGATCCGCGTGGATGCATGCGGGAACCTCTACGTCACGAACTTCGACACGACCGCGCTCTACCGCATTTCGCCTGAGGGCGCGGTGTCCACGTTCTACGACTGGCCGTCCACCACGGGCTACGGACAGGGCATCAGGTGGGGCCGCGGCGCCGGGTGGGATGACGCCTCCATCTACATGCCGCAGCCCTATGACGGCGCGACGGTCGTGCGATTCGAGGTCGGCGTCCACTATCGGGACTGA
- a CDS encoding ribbon-helix-helix domain-containing protein, with amino-acid sequence MTVDLVRERRIRENLAELHRLLTENPKRVERVSAWLAEQEAEEMKNDEAITLRLPKDLLDEVDKLVPKIGSAGDFKATRVSRSTVIRLAIFRGIAELLMEFGIVDDAVPSKGKRGTGRAK; translated from the coding sequence GTGACCGTGGACTTGGTGCGCGAACGGCGCATCCGGGAGAACCTTGCCGAACTGCACAGGTTACTGACCGAAAATCCGAAGCGGGTGGAGCGGGTCTCCGCCTGGCTCGCGGAACAGGAGGCAGAGGAGATGAAGAACGATGAGGCGATCACGCTGCGTTTGCCCAAGGATTTGCTCGACGAGGTAGACAAGCTGGTCCCGAAAATCGGGTCCGCAGGCGACTTCAAGGCGACGCGCGTGTCGAGATCGACAGTTATTCGTCTCGCAATCTTCCGCGGGATTGCCGAGCTTCTGATGGAGTTCGGCATCGTCGATGACGCCGTCCCTTCGAAAGGGAAGCGCGGGACCGGGAGGGCGAAATGA
- a CDS encoding recombinase family protein gives MKRGTRKGDATKVIGYLRVSTDAQDLGPVAQRSALEAWCAARGASLVAVFEDKGISGGAELDKRPGLLGALSAVKAHGAGLLLVAKRDRLARDVVVAAMIERVIRRHGADVVAADGVGNGDGPADEFMRTVIDGAAQYERALIRARTRAALAVKRSRGEKTGGSVPFGFRLEKDGVHLVADDGEQTVIAVVRQLRVDGLSIRGIVERLNADGVRGRGSRWHKTSVVRLLDRGAA, from the coding sequence ATGAAGCGAGGAACACGGAAGGGCGACGCGACGAAAGTGATCGGATACCTGCGGGTGAGCACCGATGCGCAGGATCTCGGACCCGTCGCGCAGCGGTCGGCACTGGAGGCGTGGTGTGCGGCTCGAGGTGCCTCTCTTGTCGCCGTGTTCGAGGACAAGGGCATCTCCGGCGGGGCGGAGCTGGACAAGCGCCCTGGGCTTCTGGGGGCGCTCTCCGCGGTCAAGGCGCATGGCGCCGGCCTCCTTCTCGTCGCCAAGCGCGACCGACTCGCCCGCGACGTCGTCGTGGCCGCGATGATCGAACGGGTCATCCGGCGCCACGGCGCCGACGTCGTCGCCGCGGACGGTGTGGGCAACGGCGACGGTCCGGCCGACGAGTTCATGCGGACGGTCATCGACGGTGCCGCACAGTACGAGCGCGCCCTCATCCGCGCCCGCACGCGGGCGGCGCTCGCGGTCAAGCGGTCGCGCGGTGAGAAGACCGGCGGCTCGGTGCCGTTCGGCTTCCGGCTCGAGAAGGACGGTGTCCACCTCGTCGCCGACGACGGCGAACAGACCGTTATCGCGGTCGTGCGGCAGCTCCGCGTGGACGGTCTCTCGATTCGGGGGATCGTCGAGCGGTTGAACGCCGACGGCGTTCGCGGTCGGGGTAGCCGGTGGCACAAGACGTCTGTAGTGCGACTCCTCGACCGGGGCGCCGCGTGA
- a CDS encoding DUF1566 domain-containing protein, with protein MKTIRGLLLAELTVGAFALSACGTDPVCEAGATQACVCTDGSNGAQECLGDGSAWGDCVCAGDTDSDSDSDSDTDSDTDSDTDTDSDSDTDTDADTDTDSLNCDGGRYDATSGLCWQHPKAGESFSWQDAVDYCEGLSLAGHSNWVLPSRQDLVDVLDECDSDVLGGSNGYCNTCAESDQCNELFGSDGDFYWSSTPYDSLLSWGVSFILGIVAPYNVDAYRGVRCVRPGP; from the coding sequence ATGAAAACGATTCGAGGTCTGCTGTTGGCGGAACTCACGGTGGGAGCGTTTGCGCTTTCTGCGTGTGGAACCGATCCTGTGTGTGAGGCGGGCGCAACGCAGGCGTGCGTTTGTACCGACGGTTCGAATGGCGCGCAGGAGTGCCTCGGTGACGGTAGCGCATGGGGAGACTGCGTTTGCGCGGGTGACACGGACTCAGACTCGGATTCGGATTCGGACACGGATTCGGACACGGATTCGGACACGGATACAGATTCTGACTCGGATACAGACACGGATGCCGATACGGACACCGATTCGCTCAACTGTGACGGCGGGCGCTACGATGCAACGTCTGGTCTGTGTTGGCAACACCCGAAAGCGGGGGAAAGCTTCAGTTGGCAGGACGCGGTCGACTATTGCGAAGGGCTTTCCCTTGCTGGGCATTCGAACTGGGTCTTGCCGAGCCGCCAAGACCTCGTCGACGTGCTGGATGAGTGCGACAGCGACGTATTGGGCGGGAGCAATGGCTACTGCAACACGTGCGCCGAGAGCGACCAGTGCAACGAACTTTTCGGTTCTGATGGCGATTTTTATTGGTCGTCGACCCCCTACGATTCCCTTCTTTCGTGGGGTGTCAGCTTCATCCTCGGTATCGTGGCTCCGTACAACGTCGACGCCTACCGCGGTGTCCGTTGTGTGCGTCCTGGACCGTGA